In Natronomonas halophila, one DNA window encodes the following:
- a CDS encoding MBL fold metallo-hydrolase, translated as MVTELRDGVWWYEASGVNAYFVADDDGVTLVDAGTPFDTSTVERAVEEAGFGLGDVERILVTHYDVDHVGSIAKLAVDAPIFVGRKDAPFLTGEKRPSPLRFKGFTQFVSGPFVPDVPEARVRRVDDGDAIGGFAAYHTPGHTPGHTAYVHENLEVAFLGDLVIERDGALRPAPWFICDDADTVDRSIRSFAAAAPDFEVAAMGHGTPFKRGGSEHLRQLADSR; from the coding sequence ATGGTCACGGAACTGCGGGATGGGGTGTGGTGGTACGAGGCCAGCGGCGTCAACGCCTACTTCGTCGCCGACGACGACGGCGTCACACTTGTGGACGCGGGGACGCCCTTCGACACGTCGACGGTCGAGCGGGCCGTCGAGGAAGCCGGCTTCGGCCTCGGCGACGTCGAGCGGATTCTCGTTACCCACTACGACGTCGACCACGTGGGGTCGATAGCCAAACTGGCCGTCGATGCGCCCATCTTCGTCGGCCGGAAGGACGCACCGTTCCTGACGGGCGAAAAGCGCCCCTCGCCGCTACGATTCAAGGGATTCACCCAGTTCGTTTCGGGGCCGTTCGTTCCCGACGTTCCCGAAGCGCGCGTCCGTCGCGTGGATGACGGCGATGCCATCGGTGGCTTCGCCGCGTATCACACACCGGGGCATACGCCCGGCCATACCGCCTACGTCCACGAGAATCTGGAGGTGGCCTTCCTCGGCGATTTGGTCATCGAACGCGACGGCGCGTTGCGGCCAGCGCCGTGGTTCATCTGCGACGACGCGGATACCGTCGACCGGAGCATCCGGTCGTTTGCCGCTGCGGCCCCCGACTTCGAAGTCGCCGCGATGGGCCACGGAACCCCCTTCAAGCGCGGTGGGAGCGAGCACCTGCGTCAACTGGCCGATTCCCGGTAG
- a CDS encoding DUF7126 family protein: MSKVIIAGEDPDNLGEALEDHGADVSYAEGTANRPALEEAGIVEADVIVITDAGLATSVPIATDLNPDVRVVFYTRDSVPEFVKGQAGHIIDPELLDAEAVAEELTA; encoded by the coding sequence ATGAGTAAGGTAATCATCGCGGGCGAGGACCCCGACAATCTCGGCGAAGCGCTCGAAGACCACGGTGCGGACGTCTCCTACGCCGAGGGGACGGCCAACCGGCCCGCCCTCGAAGAGGCGGGCATCGTCGAGGCCGACGTCATCGTCATCACCGACGCCGGCCTCGCGACTTCGGTCCCCATCGCGACGGACCTCAACCCCGACGTGCGCGTGGTCTTCTACACGCGCGATTCCGTCCCGGAGTTCGTCAAGGGACAGGCCGGCCACATCATCGACCCCGAACTGCTCGACGCCGAGGCCGTGGCCGAAGAACTCACCGCATAA
- the guaA gene encoding glutamine-hydrolyzing GMP synthase, translating into MVDTDEFIEEKIEEISDAIGDKNAVIALSGGVDSSTAAALAYEAVGDQLTPVYVDTGLMRKGETESVRETFDYMESLRIVDARDRFLDALSGITDPEEKRHAIGEQFIREFETVANEVDADYLVQGTIYPDRIESEGTIKSHHNVGGLPDVVDFEGIVEPMRDLYKDEVREVARALDLEEVVSERMPFPGPGLAIRVLGEVTEEKLEVARESNHIIEEELEEYDPWQALAAVLGKATGVKGDNRVHGWVVSVRSVESRDGMTARAQEIDWETLQRIQSRITGTLDNVSRVVYDVTHKPPATIEYE; encoded by the coding sequence ATGGTCGATACAGACGAATTCATCGAGGAGAAAATCGAGGAGATCAGCGACGCAATCGGCGACAAGAACGCAGTCATCGCCCTTTCCGGCGGCGTCGACTCATCGACGGCCGCCGCCTTGGCCTACGAGGCCGTCGGCGACCAGTTGACTCCGGTCTACGTCGACACCGGTCTGATGCGGAAGGGCGAAACCGAGAGCGTCCGTGAGACGTTCGACTACATGGAGAGTCTCCGCATCGTCGACGCCCGCGACCGCTTCCTCGATGCGCTGTCGGGCATCACAGACCCCGAGGAGAAGCGCCACGCCATCGGCGAACAGTTCATCCGCGAGTTCGAGACGGTCGCCAACGAGGTCGACGCCGACTATCTCGTTCAGGGGACCATCTACCCGGACCGCATCGAGAGCGAGGGGACCATCAAATCCCACCACAACGTCGGTGGTCTCCCCGACGTCGTCGACTTCGAGGGCATCGTCGAGCCGATGCGTGACCTCTACAAGGACGAGGTTCGCGAGGTCGCCCGCGCGCTGGACCTCGAAGAAGTCGTCTCCGAGCGGATGCCGTTCCCCGGTCCCGGTCTCGCTATCCGCGTCCTCGGCGAAGTGACCGAGGAGAAACTCGAAGTCGCCCGCGAGTCCAACCACATCATCGAGGAGGAACTCGAAGAGTACGACCCTTGGCAGGCCCTCGCAGCGGTTCTCGGCAAGGCGACGGGCGTCAAGGGCGACAACCGCGTCCACGGGTGGGTCGTTTCGGTTCGCTCCGTCGAATCCCGCGACGGCATGACCGCCCGCGCACAGGAAATCGACTGGGAGACCCTCCAGCGCATCCAGTCCCGCATCACGGGCACGCTGGATAACGTCTCCCGCGTCGTCTACGACGTGACCCACAAACCCCCGGCAACCATCGAATATGAGTAA
- the pyrG gene encoding glutamine hydrolyzing CTP synthase — protein sequence MPTELTDYDPTLGNKFIFVTGGVMSGLGKGITAASTGRLLANAGFDVTAVKIDPYLNVDAGTMNPYQHGEVYVLKDGGEVDLDLGNYERFLDIDMTFDHNITTGKTYRHVIEKERAGDYLGNTVQIIPHITDDIKRRIREAAEGHDVCLIEVGGTVGDIEGMPYLEALRQFAHEEDDEDILFTHVTLVPYSKNGEQKTKPTQHSVKELRSIGLQPDILVGRCEDKLDPKTKEKIALFCDVPTDAVFSNPDVEDIYHVPLMVEEEGLDEYVMERLNLADEAIPADERENEWRDIVTQETTDEVDIALVGKYALEDAYLSIHESLKHAGFETNTDVNVLWVDADEMDDAHADRLEQADGIIVPGGFGARGTEGKIEAVQYARENDVPFLGLCLGFQMGVVEFARNVCGFEGAHSAEMEEDTPHPVIDILPEQYEIEDMGGTMRLGAHETDIEPGTMAHDIYEDTSCTERHRHRYEVNPEYIDDLEDAGLVFSGRAGNRMEILELPDHPFFFGTQFHPEFRSRPGRASPPFLAMVETILAESESTEEVTA from the coding sequence ATGCCGACGGAGCTTACTGATTACGACCCCACACTGGGGAACAAGTTCATCTTCGTCACCGGTGGCGTGATGTCCGGCCTGGGCAAAGGCATCACAGCGGCGAGTACGGGACGCTTGCTCGCCAACGCCGGTTTCGACGTGACGGCCGTGAAAATCGACCCGTATCTCAACGTCGACGCGGGGACGATGAACCCCTACCAGCACGGGGAAGTCTACGTGCTGAAGGACGGCGGGGAGGTCGACCTCGACTTGGGGAACTACGAGCGGTTCCTCGATATCGACATGACCTTCGACCACAACATCACGACGGGCAAGACCTATCGCCACGTCATCGAGAAGGAACGGGCCGGGGACTACCTCGGTAACACCGTCCAGATTATCCCCCACATCACCGACGACATCAAACGCCGGATTCGGGAGGCCGCCGAGGGTCACGACGTCTGTCTCATCGAGGTCGGCGGGACCGTCGGGGACATCGAGGGGATGCCCTACCTCGAAGCACTCCGACAGTTCGCCCACGAGGAAGACGACGAGGACATCCTCTTTACCCACGTCACGTTGGTCCCCTACTCGAAGAACGGCGAGCAGAAGACCAAGCCGACCCAGCACTCCGTCAAGGAACTCCGTTCTATCGGCCTCCAGCCCGACATTCTCGTCGGCCGCTGTGAGGACAAACTCGACCCCAAGACCAAGGAGAAAATCGCGCTGTTCTGCGACGTCCCGACCGACGCCGTCTTCTCGAATCCCGACGTCGAGGACATCTATCACGTCCCCCTGATGGTCGAGGAAGAGGGCCTCGACGAGTACGTCATGGAGCGGCTGAATCTGGCCGACGAGGCCATCCCGGCGGACGAACGCGAAAACGAGTGGCGCGACATCGTCACACAGGAGACGACCGACGAGGTCGACATCGCCTTGGTCGGCAAGTACGCCCTCGAGGACGCCTACCTCTCGATTCACGAATCGCTCAAACACGCCGGCTTCGAGACCAACACCGACGTGAACGTCCTCTGGGTCGACGCCGACGAGATGGACGACGCCCACGCCGACCGCCTCGAACAGGCCGACGGCATCATCGTCCCCGGCGGCTTCGGCGCCCGCGGCACCGAGGGGAAAATCGAGGCCGTCCAGTACGCCCGGGAGAACGACGTCCCGTTCCTCGGGTTGTGTCTCGGCTTCCAGATGGGCGTCGTGGAGTTCGCCCGCAACGTCTGTGGCTTCGAGGGCGCCCACTCCGCGGAGATGGAGGAGGACACGCCGCATCCGGTCATCGACATCCTGCCCGAACAGTACGAAATCGAGGACATGGGCGGGACGATGCGGCTCGGCGCCCACGAGACCGACATCGAACCCGGAACGATGGCCCACGACATCTACGAGGATACGTCGTGTACCGAACGCCACCGCCACCGCTACGAGGTCAATCCCGAATACATCGACGACCTCGAAGACGCCGGCCTCGTCTTCTCCGGCCGCGCCGGCAACCGGATGGAAATCCTCGAATTGCCGGACCATCCGTTCTTCTTCGGGACGCAGTTCCACCCCGAGTTCCGCTCCCGTCCGGGACGGGCCTCCCCGCCCTTCCTCGCGATGGTCGAAACGATTCTTGCAGAATCCGAATCCACCGAAGAGGTGACCGCCTAA